The Argentina anserina chromosome 5, drPotAnse1.1, whole genome shotgun sequence genome includes the window tgcattcctagtgagacaaggaaattaTGTCTGAGTTCAAGAAGGGGAAGAAGAtgccggcctagctattcaTACTTGGACAAAGAGAGATGTCGTGCAGCCCATATATGtttccctattggatttggagtacatgaatcaaaatccatgacaaagaagatttcagcttcccaattggattctatctaCTACAAGGGACGGCAAAGAGGGTTtattttctcctatatatagaagctcggcctccccattcattcatcatcaaccttgcacacaagcacaagcctaGCTTTGTCGAATCAATCCCTCACCCTTctaagaaatcctaaaactgattccaccattctccaccaatctatagccttcaagcacgcttgtgaagaaggttccATCCCCTAGAAGTCACGGCTATACTTGTGgaattgcttgatttataaagtgtaaccatgattcactctttgtttcaattcggttttggttttcttgttcttggatgagcttgcgatttgtgtagtgtaatcttgtttcaattttgtctatgaaatagctacttgattcaatttatataaagatttgaattcatgttttggttttatgaattttctgttttggtttctgccgtgtactatatatgaacaatttcgattcctaagtgttatgattatgcttgtagcatgatatttaggttgttagattaaagacttatgctaagaacatgtttactattttatATGGAAGTTTcaaattgcatggttgttggttaagtaggtgacatgcttaatgaattcaatgtgcatggctttggaattacatgatgaagatgaacatgttagatttcgattatggctgcttggtattaattgaatgtgttaagtgtctatgtgtttagattactgcttagaaccctaattgcatgatccagcCTTAAGTGTTCATAAGGAGGTCTCGGTATGATTCTAAAGAGAGACAtagaacttgtttcgatttctttatgtgaattgttttggtgattgtttatgtgttggttggttgatcacatgtatatattagtttaggttttattttctgttttcataTCTTAATCGGATCATATaaatcaaactcttttatatctttatgaattcgtgttaagtgttgtgatcctaagccctggctggatccccggtttgtgaacgataccctcttgctttatactactaatgatgcgcacatggttaaatattgatgtcgagtaatcgagcaatcatcaatataacagtataattgaatcaaaacaaacaacaaccaatAACAACAATGAAATCGAGATTGAAAAACACTAACTTGATTCAGATAGAGGCCTGCTTTGCAGTGACCTAAGACAGAAATTCGTCCTCACTTGTGCTGCAGTTTCGGACGTCTATCTTGAAGATACAACTATCTAGTACAAGTTATTGCCCAAGAACTTGTCCCTGGCGAATTTACTTTGTGTTTCAGAGAAATCGATTtggggaggaagaagaagagatgaaTTTCTGATTGAAAACAACGACACAGTGTCGTCTTTATACAAAGACAAATTCGAACATGTAAAACTTTTCAAAAAGTTGTAACTGTTGGTAACAGTTATTACCTTTGGTTTTATccgaaaataataaaaattaataaaattattaattcaaAAATTTTAATCAGATTTAATTTTCTAGAACCCAAGGCCCATCTATgactttatataaatatatatcattttctatTAGAAATCCAATAGAAAGCTCATCAAGCCAACTATAGGCTATTCCACTCATTCACTTGCTCACATGGGTGTTTGTTTATAAACAACCAAGCAAGTAGTTTTTCTTCAATGTGGGATTTTATCCCACACTAAGTTCCAACAATACCCCACATTTTCTATTCAAACTCTAACAATATCCCACATTTGAATAGAAAATAAGATAATAATGAACTTTATCGATTTTCCAGAAACTAGATATGAAATGCATCGGAAAAGGTGTCTTTTGGACTTGAACCTTTCGTAGTGAATACTTATCGGATCTACTTTGTGAAAGAGTGAACTTAAGTCTTGAACTATTCACGTTTTGTAGTAAATCGAGACAACAAATATCACACATATCATATCTATACACATTTCAATTCTTACGGTCGTGTTCATTTTGGTCCTGAACAACTCCTTACTTCATGAGAATTTTAGAGAACTTAGCAAACTCGGTTCCCAAAGATGCGACCCCACATCAATCTCATATAGGTAGTGCCAATTAAGAATAGTCCGTACTATCCCACCTTAATCAAAGGCTATTAGTATTATTAAGAATAATGTAATATTCATCCATTATACGTCAACGGAATAACACACTTAAATTGCATCATAGGAATGAACATATGTGTGTTTATGCTTCTTGAGTCTTCCCTAACTAGTTTACTTATTGAACCTAGACCATGGGATCTCCAATGTTGCTAGGTTAGGTTTCCGCCAAGTAATGACTCATTATATTGGCTTTAAGCCCATTCCCCTCGATGTAAATACTACTTGCTCTCTATTAAGGCCTTTTGTCAAAGGATTCGCTATTTTTTCCTTTGATTTTACATAGTCAATGGAAATAATTCCATTTTGGAGCAAGTCTCGTATTGTCTTGTGACGTCGCCTTATATGCCTTGATTTGCCATTGTAGATTTGGTTCTTAGCTCTTGTAAGAGCAGCCATACTATCACAATGAATACAAATGGCCGTAACATGCGTTGGCCACAACGGAATACCCTCTAGGAAGTTTTTGAGCCATTCTGCCTCTTCAGCAGCTTTGTCTAAGGCTACAAACTCAGCTTCCATAGTCGAATGTGTATTCACGGTTTGCTTCGATGATTTCCAGGAAACGGCTGCCCCTCCAAGTGTAAATACATAACCACTTGTAGACCTACTTTTCGAATGATTGTAAATCCAATTAGCATCACAATATCCTTCTAACACGGGAGGATATTTTGTATAATGCAATCCATAATCCATTGTATACTTTAGGTATTGTAGCACTCTCACTAGTGCAAACCAATGATCTTTTTCCGGGATTGTGAGAGTAATGACTAAGTCTACTCAAACTATATGCTATATCTGGTCTTGTACAATTCATTATGTACATCAAGCTCCCAAGAACTTGAGTATATTCCAATTGAGACACACTATCACCTTGATTCTTCTTAAGATGACTAGTGGGATCAAATGGAGTAACAACCGGCCTATCTTCAAAATGTCCAAATTTCCTAAGGACTTTCTTCACATAATGAGATTGAGTAAGTGTGTAATCATCCAGGTTCCTTTGAATCTGAATTCCAAGAATGATATCGGCTATGCCCATATCCTTCATATcaaaagaagaatgcattAGTTTCTTGGTTTGATTAATTACATCCTTACTTGTTCCCATTATtagcatatcatccacatataaaCATACAATGACACATGCATTTTTACACTCTTTCACATAGACACATTTGTCACATTCGTTGATTTTGAAACCATTTGACAATAGTgtattatcaaatttctcatgccattaTTTTAGAGCTTGCTTAAGTCCATAAAGGGACTTAACCAATTTGCACACTTTCTTTTCTTGACCTTTAACGACAAACCCTTCGGGTTGTTCCATGTATATCTCTTCATCTAATTCATCATTCAAGAACGCAGTTTTCACATCCATTTGGTATATTTCCAAATTGTGAACAGCCGCAATAGCAATCAACATCCTTATAGACATAATTCTTGTGACCGGTGAATAAGTATCAAAGAAGTCGATACATTCCTTTTGGCGATACTCTTTGGCTACTATACGAGCCTTGTATTTTTCTATGGTACCATCAAGtctcaattttcttttaaaaatccATTTATGGCCTATTGGTTTATTCCCGGAGGTAAATCAACCAATGTCCATGTATTATTTTGCATAATGGATTCTAATTCATTTTGGATAGCCTCTTTCCAATAAGGTGCTTCTGATGACTCTATAGCAGCCTTATAAGTTTGAGGTTCTCCTTCAATTGCAAAGGTCATATAATCGGGTCCAAAATCTTTGGCTATTTTTCCACGTTTGCTTCTTCTTGGTTCAACTTGTTCTTGACCAACTGAAGATGCTTCTTTTCCAATTTCGGCACTTTTGTCTACCTCTCTTTGAGACATGGTTTTATTCCTTGGATTAAATGTTTCTTTATCTTTATCCTTGTAAGGATAAATATTCTCAAAAAATTCTGCGTCGGCAGATTCAATGAttgtgtttttgttaattCCTTCTACCTCCGAATTGTAGACCAAAATTTTATGTGCAGCACTATCATTAGCAGGGCCAATATAGATGCAATCGATAGTTTTTTGTCCAAGTTTAGTTCTTTTTGGCAAAGGAACTTGAACTTTCGCAAGACAACCCCACACTTTCATCGTTTTCAAAGTTGGCAATCGTCCCTTCTAAATTTCATAAGGACGGTTGTTCTTAACAGCAATGGCTATTCATTTAAGTCTTCGGGTAGCACCACTAGATCTTCAACAAGGTGGAAATTCTCGTATTCCGTATGTACATGTTCCTGCGGCTCGGATGAGTATTCTTGTTTATATCGCTACGGCATACAACCACGATCCTCTGCCTATCTATCGCTCTGGGTCAACTTAGGAAACAAAGAGAGAAGCCCTCAACCAACAAGGAAAGTAAACTCTTCTTGAATAGCAAACAATGGAGTTGATCACTTTGTTTATGAGGAATCCTATTTAATATCATATTTTCAGTAAGACACGCATCTCCCCAAAGACAATGTGGTGCTCCCGAAGTAATTAACATAGAATTGGTCATATTTTTCAATGTTCTATTCTTACGTTCGGCAATACCGTTTTATTTTGGAGTATATGGAGCTGTGGTTTGATGCACAATACCATGCGCAGAACAAAATTCAGTAAAGTCGTTGGATTCATACTCTCCTCCTCTATCCGACCTTAGAAGTTTGATTCTTTTCTCAAGTTGATTCTCAACTTCGGCTTTGTAtgttttgagcatgtttaaAGCCTCATCTTTGGTATGTATCAAGTACACATAACAATATTTACTGCAGTCATCTATAAATGATATAATAGTTCTTTCCTCCACGAGATGGAGTTGCTTTGTAATCACACAAATCACTATGAATTAAACCAAGTACTTCATTGGATTTCTCTACAGATTTGTGAGGATGACTCACATATTTGGATTCTACACAGATTTCACACTTAGTCATTTTGTCCATTGAACACTTAGGTAGCATGCCTAAACTTATCATTCTTTGTAGAGAACGAAAGTTAacatgtcctaatctagaaTGCCATAAAGAAGAGGACTCAACCATGTACATAGAAGCAGTGCTAGTGCATGCGTTATTATTAATAATAGCAGCATCCATAGTAGGTACAACACTTAGTTTAAAGAGTCATTCACAAAGGTAACCCTTTCCTACATATAACCCACCCTTGGTGAGTACAAATTTGTCAGATTCAAATACAAGTTTAAAGCCCTTATTACTTAGAACAGGACCGGAAACCAAATTCTTACAAATTTCAGGCACATAAAGCACATTAGTAAGCACAAGATCCTTCTCGGAAGTGAGTTTCAAAATCACCTTCCCTTGTCCTTCCACTTTTGCAGTTGTGGCATTCCCCATGAACAATGATTCACCTTTATTAATTGACTGGTATGATGAGAACATCTCCCTTTGAGAACAAACATGCCTTGTAACACCAGTGCCCATCCACCAATCAGTTGAATTAGTAACCAGATTTGCTTCAGCAACCACTCCAATGAATTGGTTTTCAGATTCAACAAGGTTGGCTTGGTTGAAATTTCCAGAACCTCCAGCACCACCTCCTTGATCCTTCCTCAGGCGACATTCCTTGGCTTTATGCCCTGGTTTGCCATAGACCCAGCAGCCTCCAATGTGTTTCTTCTTGAAAGGTTTGGTCTTTTGTGGGGCGAGGGGATTCCTTCCAGCAATTACAATAGGCTTAGCAGCCGTATTCTTGCCTTTGTTTTTCTGAAACTTGGCCTTTGATGGACTCCCTCCAACCATATTAGCAGTTGGCTCCAAGGAAATAGCATCAGCCTTCTCATTTTTCCGGTTATCCTCTCCAACTTGAAGTTTAAGAACCAATTGCTCAAAATTCATATCCTCAGTTAGATGTTTCAGATATATTTTGAAATCTTTCCATGTAGGAGGTAATTTTTGAATGATGGAACCAACAAGGAAATTCGGGTTAAGACCCATACCTTCCACATCTAACTCATGAACAATGACTTGAAGTTCCTCCACTTGCTTGACAACAGATTTGGCATCACTCATTTTCAAAATTCAGAAACTTGCCAATGACAAACTTCTTTGAACAAGCAACCTCAGTCTTGTACTTGTTCTCCGATGACTGCCACAACTCCCTTGCAATTTTGAATGTGGAGTAGATATCATACAAGGAATCGTCCAAGGTATTGAGAATATAGTTCCTGCACAGAAACTCATTAGTCTCCCAAGAATCTATAGCATTCTTGTTCTCAGCCTGTTGTGCTGATATTAGAGCATTATCTCCGTCTCCAACTAGAACAGTATGAGCCTCAGCAGTGAGGACGTTTGCCACATTCAAAGTTGTCAAATAAAACAACATCTTCTGTTGCCAAGTGTTTGAAATCAGAACCCTTGAATTTCTCAGGTTTCTCAACATGATTTTTCCCAATCGATAATATTGATTGATCCATCTCTACAAGATTAGAGAATTTATGTCTTAGATTGTTAAGACCAACCAAATTCACGATTACAAACAAAGTATATATAACAGTATAATTGAATCAAAATAATTAACAacgaataataataatgaaatCGAGATTGAAAAACTTTatattgttccgggagaattactattctacccttatgtgtgtcttagcctaataggtttcctgttaggagatagattagcatctccgtaatagattaggactccgaatcctacgggattgtggttttgtaatgcctatatataggcccccatatcattcaataatacacaagtatttcatcctgaaacacgttatcagcacgttgctctaaaaccctgaacttttagagccctattttttttctctctctctctcctccgccggccgccgtcgattccaagctccggcatctcctcgccggCGCACCTCCTGCAGCCGCCGCAccgcagccccccccccccgcagcccctgcctgcaagccctgcacgcagccccgcaacccctgcgcgcagcccctgcatgctgcccttgcagccccgcgcgcagcccctgcgcgcagcccccgcgcgcagcccctgcgtgctgcccccgcagccccgcgcgcagcttCTGCATGCTACCCCCGCacgctgccctgccctgcagccccgcgcgcagcccctgcgtgctgcccacgcagccccgcacgctgccctgccctgcagcccccacaacgcagccctgcacgcatgCACGctgccccgcacgcagccctgcacgcacccctgcagccccccctgctgcccctgcgacccccctgctgcccctgcacgcagcctccgcagccccgcagggtatcctccgcattcgctccgcaaaaacatctttttgccccgaaaaaccccgcatcagaggattcaaaattgctcctcccgcatatatacgcaatgaacgtgaactgcacaagcaaactcttcgctcaagagaagctactctcgtcttctctacccttttgggcctttaaactatttctcttttttcctttttattttcctattgcttattaaatcgtttatttgcacgttttcgttttctaactatgtttcacgtgcttgcataggaaaagtgatcactcgtcgtactatggtgatgacattcatgccgagatggatgatacttttgtcatctacatacgattttgatcgtatgctcccaagattttatgtcatcggacgaagatcgaaaaggaattcaacaagcaacttcatgcatgacgatcgatttgcagagcaatttacttatatgcggtctatttggcagaccaacaagtatgtttttcttaaagttgctgcttttgaagatatatatatataaattatcgggcgctattagcctttttcatgtcttcttttccggcctttcttataacgccgatgagaccaaagagggatatgattcccctcttggtcgacgtttttcgtgtgacggtcctgggggagtcacgttattatttaaaaaggaagatatcgatttcgtgtggtcgcctgagtgcaccgctgttttgggtgcgatcatgagaatcgccgatatgcatatcgattattttgtgaccatatacatcacaacccttctaattccggttacatacttgaatatttcgattattcgaaacctatctaaccctcgtttcttatggatgcgtcgccatcgcaactgttatttgaatgtttgagttttcttaaactcatgcctataaacgataatcccaaggtctacgtactcatttatttgagttgattcattactctgatgcagcactatttgctgacaaaagatcgcaaaaataaagaattctatgggacacacttaaagtgatttaatgaacgtctatgacgttgtattatcagagttgaccttgatgcatactccatatccaagaaacgcatgccatttttggcacctgtatctatttctcaagggaattttggagatggaaacgtaacattcttccattctcaagtaagcacatttttgagcctcgagctaaggctccgcccaatccgatatgcaagattttgttgctacggacttttgattagtcactctattttgactatgtcttctgcttactatttttcaagtatgacgttggcattgccatgattattgctcgactttatcctaagtcgtctattggaattggaagcttgtttgtgttgtattaaatattggcatattctataaaatttctcgtctttcttggacttgtgagaattttatttgccttggcttagcatgcatggtcaacgtttacaactcacgtggtttttaaattggccgcttttgggttacatgggaccccaatagcactacattgtgattttggactttgaaatttggaaaacggacctcggaacgtcaaaattgacgtcgttttttccggttactgttccggcgtttccggaacgttttccggcg containing:
- the LOC126795654 gene encoding uncharacterized protein LOC126795654, yielding MLFYLTTLNVANVLTAEAHTVLVGDGDNALISAQQAENKNAIDSWETNEFLCRNYILNTLDDSLYDIYSTFKIARELWQSSENKYKTEQVEELQVIVHELDVEGMGLNPNFLVGSIIQKLPPTWKDFKIYLKHLTEDMNFEQLVLKLQVGEDNRKNEKADAISLEPTANMVGGSPSKAKFQKNKGKNTAAKPIVIAGRNPLAPQKTKPFKKKHIGGCWVYGKPGHKAKECRLRKDQGGGAGGSGNFNQANLVESENQFIGVVAEANLVTNSTDWWMGTGVTRHVCSQREMFSSYQSINKGESLFMGNATTAKVEGQGKVILKLTSEKDLVLTNVLYVPEICKNLVSGPVLSNKGFKLVFESDKFVLTKGGLYVGKGYLCE